The bacterium genome includes a region encoding these proteins:
- a CDS encoding peptide chain release factor N(5)-glutamine methyltransferase encodes MTIQQAILYGEEALQEKGVDQARWNSERLLLLALQQPRSKVYSDLKRELSDQELSRFIALIERRATHYPLAYLEGTQEFFGREFHVNESVLIPRPETEEIIQAVKSLQLKERPVFLDLGSGSGNIPVTLALEIKDSFAVGLELSEKAIPVLRQNQRGNVQIVRGDFTVLCFRPATFEVITVNLPYVETQEYGELPPETLWEPKIALHVESLEESYGKVMQQSLAVLKPGGYLVMEIGFGQSERLQKLVDSFPEFTVQEIRKDQRGIPRVLVLQKVIFPNKPITSS; translated from the coding sequence ATGACGATTCAACAGGCGATTCTGTATGGCGAAGAAGCTCTTCAAGAAAAGGGCGTGGATCAGGCACGCTGGAATTCAGAACGACTCCTGCTTCTAGCGCTGCAACAACCTCGCAGCAAGGTTTACTCGGACCTGAAACGGGAATTGTCTGATCAGGAGCTCTCCCGTTTTATTGCCTTGATTGAGCGAAGGGCCACGCATTACCCGCTGGCGTATTTGGAAGGCACGCAGGAGTTCTTCGGACGGGAATTCCATGTCAATGAATCTGTATTGATTCCTCGTCCTGAAACCGAAGAAATCATTCAAGCTGTGAAGAGTCTGCAGTTAAAAGAAAGGCCGGTTTTTTTGGATTTGGGTTCCGGCTCCGGAAACATTCCGGTCACTCTGGCTCTGGAGATAAAGGATAGTTTTGCAGTCGGACTCGAGCTTTCGGAGAAGGCGATTCCGGTCCTCAGGCAGAATCAAAGAGGGAATGTTCAGATTGTTCGCGGAGACTTCACAGTTCTCTGTTTTCGGCCTGCCACTTTTGAAGTCATTACAGTGAATCTACCTTATGTGGAAACGCAAGAGTACGGGGAATTACCTCCTGAAACTCTGTGGGAACCGAAGATTGCTCTGCATGTGGAATCGCTGGAAGAATCTTATGGAAAAGTGATGCAGCAAAGCCTTGCTGTGTTGAAGCCTGGCGGTTATCTGGTGATGGAGATTGGTTTCGGACAATCAGAAAGACTGCAAAAATTGGTTGATTCGTTTCCGGAATTCACAGTGCAGGAGATAAGGAAGGATCAAAGGGGCATTCCCAGAGTTTTGGTTCTTCAGAAAGTCATATTCCCGAACAAACCAATCACTTCAAGCTAG
- a CDS encoding ester cyclase: MKTILHTVDIDVPPAKVFEALSTERGLSGWWTPKVKLDLRIGGTIAFTFGKTFNPEMLITSLEKPNLVGWKCIAGHGPWLENTFRFEIEPRGSGCVLFFQQEYSQELSNEEYGRYNFNWGYYLESLRLLVVTGTGKPYMASTVADKKTVVERFVDEYKNRHNPNIVDDLVSEDCKVHIPLPGLPQGREGMRINGELMCGAFPDVHVEREFFVVDGNIIVERANAVATHKGELLGTPPTGKKVTWSELHAYRVEGSKITEVWSEADFMGVMLQIGAVKFPAA, translated from the coding sequence ATGAAGACGATCTTGCATACTGTTGATATCGATGTTCCGCCGGCGAAGGTCTTCGAAGCCCTTTCAACAGAACGAGGGCTTTCCGGTTGGTGGACACCCAAAGTCAAGCTTGATCTACGAATTGGTGGGACTATAGCGTTTACTTTTGGAAAGACCTTCAATCCTGAAATGTTAATCACTTCACTTGAGAAACCGAACTTGGTTGGGTGGAAGTGCATAGCTGGACATGGGCCGTGGCTCGAAAACACTTTTCGTTTCGAAATTGAGCCTCGTGGGAGTGGCTGTGTTCTTTTTTTTCAGCAGGAATACAGCCAAGAACTGAGCAACGAAGAGTACGGGCGGTACAATTTCAACTGGGGCTATTATCTGGAAAGCCTCCGACTTTTAGTCGTTACTGGAACCGGCAAGCCTTATATGGCTTCCACAGTGGCCGACAAGAAAACTGTGGTTGAACGCTTCGTCGATGAATACAAGAACCGCCATAACCCGAACATCGTTGACGATCTCGTATCTGAAGATTGCAAAGTTCACATCCCTTTACCCGGCTTACCGCAAGGCCGCGAAGGCATGCGAATCAATGGTGAACTAATGTGTGGAGCGTTTCCTGATGTTCATGTTGAACGCGAATTCTTTGTTGTCGATGGCAATATTATCGTTGAGCGAGCAAATGCCGTTGCAACTCACAAAGGTGAGCTGCTCGGGACCCCGCCAACAGGTAAGAAAGTTACCTGGTCCGAATTACACGCCTACCGCGTTGAAGGTAGCAAGATCACAGAGGTCTGGTCGGAGGCAGATTTTATGGGAGTCATGCTTCAAATTGGCGCGGTAAAGTTTCCCGCTGCTTAG